Within the Pseudarthrobacter sp. W1I19 genome, the region ACTCATCCTCCCGGTCGCGGGTATCAAACTCTCCGCCGCAACCGCTGCTGCACCCGCCCTATCGGCGAACCGCTCCGAGAGCGTCTTGACAGCTGTCGCTTCCGGCAGCGCAGCGGAAAACTTTAAGTTGTCGACCATCTCCACAGGAATATGCGGCACTATGTCGTCAAACGAGATCTGCGCGAGCCGCGACAGGTCCACCGCCCCGCGCAGTACCATGACGTCGTTGTACGACTGTCCCTCCGCTCCTCCAAGGCCGGCACGTAGCGTCTCGTTCGCCTTGAGTCCCGCCCAAGTCCAGAAATGGACGTCTTGACCCGACTGTTCAACCACGAGCTCGCCTTTTGAGACCTGATCTGCCCGTGCCTCGCGGACGAGGTCCAGCCGCTCGGTCGCTCGCCGTGACAACGGCACTTCTGGAGTCTCGCCAAGAACCACATCGCGTTGCGCTCGCATCATCTGAAATGACAGCGCCATCGCGTCGCTATGCCACCGGACGTCGCCCTTGTAGGTCGACGGACTGACAACGACTTCGAACCGTTCCCAGTTCACGTGCTCGACACGCCAAGCCCGCCCATTCATGAGGATGGGCTTGGCGTCGAGCTTCTCGGAGCCTTCTCGTGGCAACGCGAGTGGTGAAATGAAGCCAAGTTCCTTGTTCCCGCTGACGACACGCAATTCTTTCTCAGCGTTGAATGAGCTGAGCAGGTCCATAAAGTGTCGGCGGCCGAACGCCTTCTCGGCGGCCGGCCCGATCATCAACAGTCCGCCGTCCTCTACGAGCAAGTCTTCGTCGCACAAGTACTTAAGTACTTCTTCGCCGTCGTCCATCAGTTCCAGGGTTCCCCACCATTCCCGCCAGGTGTTGGCTCCGTAGGCACCTTCCTGCAGCGCAAGCGCAAGCAGCTGCTGCGCGGTGAGGTGCCGCGGGTGTGGTGGTGGCGTGATGGGCTCAACAAAGCCGCGCTTCCACAGCAGCAGAAGCCCTGCGGCCTCGAGGAACGCGTCTGGGCTGGTGGCCAGGAACAATGTGTTTCGCGTCGACCCGGGGCGCCGTCCCGTTCGCCCCAACCTCTGGAGGAACGATGCGACGGTTCTGGGCGCATCGATCTGGACGACGCGGTCGAGGTCTCCTATGTCAATGCCCAGCTCGAGGGTTGAGGTAGCGACAATGACGGTATTCTGAGCTTCGGCGAACGCCTGCTCGGATCTGCGCCTCTCCTCCGCGGAGAGAGATGAGTGGGACACAAACGTCGCCACGCCAAGCGTACGGAGCTCGAAAGCAAGCTGCTCGCTGACGCGGCGTGATTCGCAGAAAACGAGCCGCTTCTCCCCCCGATGAAGTGCCGCAATGATCTTCGCTGCGTTAGCCACCGAGCCGACGTAGTCCAGCAGCACTTCGGGCTC harbors:
- a CDS encoding DEAD/DEAH box helicase; this translates as MAGDSGLDEAIEYHVVNSLGWSSLRPLQAASVEPIRSGGDCVLIAPTAGGKTEAAVFPLLSSMVQRQWSGLSVLYVTPLRALLNNLHPRITKYGDWLGRRVGLWHGDVGDTARKRILADPPDILLTTPESLEAMLVSRRVDHDRLFTGLQAIVVDELHSFAASDRGWHLLGVLARLERIAGRPIQRVGLSATVGNPQEIGRWLQGGETAAGPGKQELRVVFEETPASAPEPEVLLDYVGSVANAAKIIAALHRGEKRLVFCESRRVSEQLAFELRTLGVATFVSHSSLSAEERRRSEQAFAEAQNTVIVATSTLELGIDIGDLDRVVQIDAPRTVASFLQRLGRTGRRPGSTRNTLFLATSPDAFLEAAGLLLLWKRGFVEPITPPPHPRHLTAQQLLALALQEGAYGANTWREWWGTLELMDDGEEVLKYLCDEDLLVEDGGLLMIGPAAEKAFGRRHFMDLLSSFNAEKELRVVSGNKELGFISPLALPREGSEKLDAKPILMNGRAWRVEHVNWERFEVVVSPSTYKGDVRWHSDAMALSFQMMRAQRDVVLGETPEVPLSRRATERLDLVREARADQVSKGELVVEQSGQDVHFWTWAGLKANETLRAGLGGAEGQSYNDVMVLRGAVDLSRLAQISFDDIVPHIPVEMVDNLKFSAALPEATAVKTLSERFADRAGAAAVAAESLIPATGRMSPE